From a single Microbacterium terrisoli genomic region:
- a CDS encoding carboxylesterase/lipase family protein, with translation MTQQSADAPRSPTPEEEYVEVETAAGRVRGCRRPTAAGGRYPRSVAFLGIPFAEAPVGELRFAAPVPKAPWQGVRDALAFGPTAQRGDPGITLIPEPSIPGDSTLNVNVFTPDPEAAGLPVLVWIHGGGYISGSPASPWYDGRAFNRDGVVTVSLSYRVGFDGFGWIEDAPSNRAVRDWLLALEWVQQNIAAFGGDPDRVTIAGQSAGGGAVLTLLGMPAAQHLFHSAYALSGVLADVSAERSEALGRAVAEAGSVAPTRAGLSSLSELRVLELQKNATALDPGRMSSIIDDGLPLGPVVDGDLLPRPTRDSLRAGVGADKPLVLGTTDDEFTMVLAEAGEKLRWVPRGLLLRKLGLTGTARKEYLAANADVAAKGKARLGGRLVTDRLFRTAVVQIAAARREAAGDIADAAPTWVYRFSWPSGRFGFAEHCLDVPFFFDCLDGPAMVPLAGPNPPQALADAVHAAAVAFVVDGDPGWPPTDERGIARVYDTTVHDMPDAYASVRALL, from the coding sequence ATGACACAGCAGTCCGCCGACGCACCCCGCAGTCCCACCCCCGAGGAGGAGTACGTCGAGGTCGAGACCGCGGCAGGGCGTGTGCGCGGATGCCGCCGTCCCACCGCAGCCGGCGGCCGGTACCCGCGGTCGGTGGCCTTCCTGGGCATCCCGTTCGCCGAGGCGCCGGTGGGCGAGCTGCGGTTCGCGGCCCCGGTGCCCAAAGCGCCGTGGCAGGGAGTGCGCGACGCGCTCGCGTTCGGCCCGACCGCGCAGCGCGGCGACCCGGGGATCACACTCATCCCCGAGCCGAGCATCCCCGGGGACTCCACGCTCAACGTCAACGTGTTCACTCCCGATCCCGAGGCTGCAGGCCTGCCGGTGCTCGTGTGGATCCACGGCGGCGGCTACATCAGCGGTTCTCCGGCCAGCCCCTGGTACGACGGACGCGCATTCAACCGGGACGGCGTCGTGACCGTGTCGCTGTCGTATCGCGTGGGCTTCGACGGCTTCGGGTGGATCGAGGATGCCCCCTCCAACCGCGCCGTGCGCGACTGGCTGCTGGCGCTGGAGTGGGTGCAGCAGAACATCGCCGCGTTCGGGGGAGACCCGGACCGGGTGACCATCGCCGGGCAGTCGGCCGGCGGTGGGGCCGTCTTGACGCTGCTGGGCATGCCGGCCGCTCAGCACCTGTTCCACAGCGCTTACGCACTGTCGGGTGTGCTCGCCGACGTGTCCGCCGAGCGTTCCGAGGCGCTCGGGCGCGCCGTGGCCGAGGCGGGCTCCGTCGCACCCACACGGGCCGGGCTGTCGTCGCTGAGCGAGCTGCGTGTGCTCGAGCTGCAGAAGAACGCGACCGCGCTCGACCCCGGCCGCATGAGCTCGATCATCGACGACGGGCTGCCGCTGGGACCGGTCGTGGACGGTGACCTGCTGCCGCGCCCCACACGCGACTCGCTGCGCGCGGGTGTCGGTGCCGACAAGCCGCTCGTGCTCGGAACGACCGACGACGAGTTCACGATGGTGCTCGCGGAGGCGGGTGAGAAGCTGCGCTGGGTGCCGCGCGGGCTGCTGCTGCGCAAGCTGGGGCTGACGGGGACGGCACGCAAGGAGTACCTGGCCGCCAACGCCGATGTCGCGGCCAAGGGCAAGGCGCGCCTGGGCGGGCGCCTGGTCACCGACCGTCTGTTCCGGACCGCGGTGGTGCAGATCGCAGCGGCCCGGCGTGAGGCGGCAGGCGACATCGCCGATGCCGCACCCACGTGGGTGTATCGCTTCTCGTGGCCGTCGGGCCGCTTCGGCTTCGCAGAGCATTGCCTGGACGTGCCGTTCTTCTTCGACTGCCTGGACGGGCCGGCGATGGTCCCGCTGGCAGGCCCGAACCCGCCGCAGGCGCTCGCCGATGCCGTGCACGCGGCGGCTGTCGCGTTCGTGGTCGACGGCGATCCCGGCTGGCCGCCGACGGATGAGCGGGGCATCGCCCGGGTGTACGACACGACGGTGCACGACATGCCGGACGCCTACGCGTCGGTGCGGGCGTTGCTGTAG
- a CDS encoding DNA-methyltransferase has product MDAASSPPSPVGTVQIHHGDNLEVARSLPDASFTLIYLDPPFNTGRVRTRVVETALATASATPAAAPASDDASEPVRRHGFHGREYERLRGDLRAYDDRFDDYWAFLEPRLREAWRLLAEDGTLYLHLDFREVHYAKVLMDALFGRDRFLNEIVWVYDYGAKSRRRWPTKHETILVYVKDPGRYWFDSSAVDREPYMAPGLVTPEKAARGKLPTDVWWHTIVPTTGREKTGYPTQKPEGVLRRIVQASSREGDRVLDLFAGSGTTGAVAAALGRHAVLVDDNADAIEVMRRRMPQARLAGKKESP; this is encoded by the coding sequence GTGGATGCCGCTTCTTCCCCGCCGTCGCCGGTGGGAACCGTCCAGATCCACCACGGCGACAACCTCGAGGTCGCCCGCTCGCTGCCGGATGCGTCGTTCACGCTGATCTACCTGGACCCGCCGTTCAACACCGGGCGGGTGCGCACCCGGGTCGTCGAGACCGCCCTGGCCACGGCATCCGCGACTCCTGCCGCGGCCCCCGCCTCCGACGACGCCTCTGAGCCGGTCCGCCGGCACGGGTTCCACGGGCGCGAGTACGAGCGGCTGCGCGGAGACCTGCGCGCCTACGACGACCGGTTCGACGACTACTGGGCGTTCCTCGAGCCGCGGCTGCGCGAGGCGTGGCGGCTGCTGGCCGAGGACGGCACGCTGTATCTGCACCTCGACTTCCGCGAGGTGCACTACGCGAAAGTGCTGATGGACGCCCTGTTCGGCCGCGACCGGTTTCTCAACGAGATCGTGTGGGTCTACGACTACGGCGCGAAGAGCAGGCGTCGCTGGCCCACCAAGCACGAGACGATCCTGGTCTACGTGAAGGACCCCGGTCGCTACTGGTTCGACTCGTCGGCCGTCGATCGCGAGCCGTACATGGCCCCGGGACTGGTCACGCCCGAGAAGGCGGCGCGCGGCAAGCTCCCCACCGATGTGTGGTGGCATACGATCGTGCCGACCACGGGCCGGGAGAAGACCGGCTACCCGACGCAGAAGCCCGAGGGAGTGCTGCGCCGCATCGTGCAGGCCTCCAGCCGTGAGGGCGATCGCGTGCTCGACCTGTTCGCCGGCAGCGGCACGACCGGGGCGGTGGCCGCTGCCCTCGGCCGGCACGCCGTGCTGGTGGACGACAACGCCGACGCGATCGAGGTCATGCGCCGCAGGATGCCACAGGCCCGGCTGGCCGGGAAAAAGGAGTCACCATGA
- a CDS encoding lipoyl protein ligase domain-containing protein, with the protein MHGEYKVPGGKLVVVDLDVRDGRIVDFHLSGDFFLEPDDALADIDAAVNALPDTADAVTIAAAVRAALPEGAQLLGFTPESVGTAVRRALVTAPGWRDFAWEVVHDKPVSPRMNLALDEVLTTRVGDGRRNPTLRMWEWDESAVVIGSFQSVRNEVDPDGARKHGYDIVRRISGGGAMMMGANSIVTYSLYVPASLVAGMTFADSYAFLDDWVLQALRSLGIDAVYQPLNDIAGPSGKIGGAAQKRLANGGVLHHATLSYDMDGQVMTEVLRIGREKLSDKGTVSAAKRVDPLRSQTGMSREEIIERFITTFTDLYGATTGHITDEEYAEAEALVASKFATDAWLNRVP; encoded by the coding sequence ATGCACGGTGAGTACAAGGTCCCGGGCGGAAAGCTCGTCGTCGTCGACCTCGACGTACGCGACGGACGGATCGTCGATTTCCATCTGTCAGGGGACTTCTTCCTCGAACCCGACGACGCGCTGGCAGACATCGATGCCGCCGTCAACGCACTGCCCGACACCGCGGATGCGGTCACCATCGCCGCCGCGGTGCGCGCCGCGCTGCCCGAGGGCGCGCAGCTGCTGGGGTTCACCCCCGAATCCGTCGGCACCGCCGTGCGGCGCGCGCTGGTCACCGCGCCCGGGTGGCGCGACTTCGCGTGGGAGGTCGTGCACGACAAGCCGGTCTCGCCGCGCATGAACCTCGCCCTGGACGAAGTGCTCACCACCCGCGTGGGCGATGGCCGGCGCAACCCGACCTTGCGCATGTGGGAGTGGGATGAATCGGCCGTCGTGATCGGCTCGTTCCAATCGGTGCGCAACGAGGTCGACCCCGACGGTGCACGCAAGCACGGGTACGACATCGTGCGGCGCATCTCGGGCGGCGGCGCCATGATGATGGGCGCGAATTCCATCGTGACGTACTCGCTGTACGTACCCGCATCGCTCGTGGCCGGGATGACGTTCGCCGACTCGTACGCGTTCTTGGACGACTGGGTGCTGCAGGCGCTGCGCTCGCTCGGCATCGACGCCGTGTACCAGCCGCTGAACGACATCGCCGGCCCCAGTGGCAAGATCGGCGGCGCCGCGCAGAAGCGCCTGGCCAACGGCGGTGTGCTGCACCACGCGACCCTGAGTTACGACATGGACGGTCAGGTCATGACCGAGGTGCTGCGCATCGGCCGCGAGAAGCTGAGCGACAAGGGCACCGTGTCGGCGGCCAAGCGCGTGGATCCGCTGCGCAGCCAGACGGGCATGTCGCGCGAGGAGATCATCGAGCGATTCATCACGACGTTCACGGATCTGTACGGCGCGACCACCGGGCACATCACCGACGAGGAATATGCCGAGGCCGAGGCGCTGGTCGCCTCGAAGTTCGCCACCGACGCGTGGTTGAACCGCGTGCCGTGA
- a CDS encoding DEAD/DEAH box helicase gives MSSFLSLGVPEKLADVLAASGKTEAFPIQTDTLPDSLSGRDVLGRGRTGSGKTIAFAVPLVARLTGTSARPRRPRGLVLAPTRELASQIAATVAPLADAVGLTVTTVFGGVSQRPQEQALARGVDIVVACPGRLEDLMKQGVADLGDVAVTVLDEADHMADLGFLPGVKRIMGATPAIGQRMLFSATLDRGVDTIVQRFLHDAVTHSVDESSVPQGQLTHRVFVVDPDDKATLVRHLASGQGKRILFMRTKHQAKKLAKQLTAAGIPSVDLHGNLSQNARERNLAAFGADPVDGGVRVLVATDVAARGVHVDHVELVVHVDPPVEHKAYLHRSGRTARAGEEGTVVTVTLPEQRRDVNDLLRKAKLNVPFEAVRPQDAAVSILVGEPAPYVTPAPPVAAPARGGSSGKGGSSGRGGSTGRGGSAGRSGSAAPGGRGAHSAAGAAQGGGRRGGRGQRTGADSRVDAPSASTREPRRPRTADAAKQSGQRDGADRSGTQRSSTQRSGTQRPGTQHSANQRSSGQAHSSAPQAGRTASGKPTIGATVGGARSRGSRRASYPGGR, from the coding sequence TTGTCTTCTTTCCTCTCTCTCGGTGTGCCCGAGAAGCTCGCCGACGTCCTTGCCGCATCCGGCAAGACCGAAGCGTTCCCCATCCAGACCGACACGCTGCCGGACTCTCTGTCCGGCCGTGACGTGCTCGGCCGCGGCCGGACCGGCAGCGGCAAGACGATCGCGTTCGCCGTCCCCCTGGTCGCCCGCCTGACCGGCACGTCGGCGCGCCCGCGCCGCCCGCGCGGGCTCGTGCTCGCTCCGACCCGCGAGCTGGCTTCGCAGATCGCCGCGACCGTGGCGCCCCTGGCCGATGCGGTGGGCCTGACCGTCACGACCGTCTTCGGCGGTGTGAGCCAGCGCCCGCAGGAGCAGGCGCTCGCGCGCGGCGTCGACATCGTCGTCGCGTGCCCCGGACGCCTCGAAGATCTCATGAAGCAGGGCGTCGCCGACCTCGGCGACGTCGCGGTGACGGTGCTCGACGAGGCGGACCACATGGCCGACCTCGGGTTCCTTCCCGGCGTCAAGCGCATCATGGGCGCCACCCCCGCCATCGGGCAGCGGATGCTGTTCAGCGCCACCCTGGACCGTGGCGTCGACACGATCGTCCAGCGCTTCCTGCACGACGCGGTCACGCACTCGGTGGACGAGTCATCCGTCCCGCAGGGCCAGCTGACCCACCGCGTGTTCGTCGTGGACCCCGACGACAAGGCCACGCTCGTGCGCCACCTCGCGTCGGGCCAGGGCAAGCGGATTCTGTTCATGCGCACGAAGCACCAGGCCAAGAAGCTGGCCAAGCAGCTGACAGCGGCGGGCATCCCCTCCGTGGATCTGCACGGCAACCTGTCGCAGAACGCGCGTGAGCGCAACCTCGCCGCGTTCGGCGCCGACCCCGTCGACGGCGGCGTACGGGTGCTGGTGGCCACCGACGTCGCAGCGCGCGGCGTGCACGTGGACCACGTCGAACTGGTCGTGCACGTCGACCCGCCGGTCGAGCACAAGGCGTACCTGCACCGCTCGGGCCGCACCGCCCGTGCCGGGGAGGAGGGCACTGTGGTCACCGTGACCCTGCCCGAGCAGCGTCGCGACGTGAACGACCTGCTGCGCAAGGCGAAGCTCAACGTGCCGTTCGAGGCGGTCAGGCCGCAGGATGCCGCCGTCTCGATCCTCGTCGGCGAGCCCGCACCCTACGTGACCCCGGCGCCGCCGGTGGCCGCACCCGCCCGGGGCGGGTCGTCGGGCAAGGGCGGTTCGTCGGGCCGGGGCGGTTCGACGGGCCGGGGCGGTTCGGCCGGCCGGAGCGGTTCGGCCGCCCCGGGCGGTCGGGGCGCGCACAGCGCAGCCGGCGCGGCGCAGGGCGGCGGCCGTCGCGGCGGCCGCGGACAGCGCACCGGCGCAGACTCACGCGTTGATGCTCCCAGCGCATCAACACGTGAGCCGCGCCGACCCCGCACTGCAGATGCCGCGAAGCAGAGCGGCCAGCGCGACGGCGCTGACCGTTCGGGCACGCAGCGCTCGAGCACGCAGCGCTCGGGCACGCAGCGCCCTGGCACCCAGCACTCCGCCAACCAGCGCTCGAGCGGACAGGCTCACTCCTCTGCACCGCAGGCCGGGCGCACCGCGTCGGGCAAGCCGACCATCGGCGCCACGGTCGGCGGCGCCCGGTCGCGGGGATCGCGCCGCGCGTCGTACCCCGGCGGGCGCTGA
- a CDS encoding alpha/beta hydrolase: MPEFTDAHGIAIVYDVHPAQGAARGVIQLLHGVGEHAGRYTALIDVLTSDGFTVYADDHRGHGRTGMRQHGGDASRLGHLGRGGHGAAVDALWQFTQLIREENPGLPLVVLGHSWGSFLAQMLVNRHPEAYDAVILSGSALLTPTGLNAGDLNARWKKEDATGMAWLSSDPRVAEEFMADPLTVSVPLLRLFGPFNAVQLYGRPRKDLGRDIPLLLIVGRDDPVGGPRSVHRLADAYRQRSGLTDVTTLVYPDARHELFNEVMQAEVRADVLAWLNARFAGRD; encoded by the coding sequence ATGCCCGAGTTCACCGATGCACACGGCATTGCGATCGTCTACGACGTGCACCCCGCGCAGGGCGCGGCCCGCGGGGTCATCCAGCTCCTCCACGGCGTGGGCGAGCACGCCGGTCGCTACACGGCGCTGATCGACGTGTTGACCTCGGACGGCTTCACCGTCTATGCCGACGACCATCGCGGACACGGGCGCACCGGCATGCGGCAGCACGGCGGTGATGCCTCCCGGCTCGGACACCTCGGTCGCGGCGGACACGGGGCGGCCGTCGACGCGCTCTGGCAGTTCACGCAGCTGATCCGCGAGGAGAATCCGGGGCTGCCGCTGGTGGTGCTGGGACACTCGTGGGGGTCGTTCCTCGCGCAGATGCTGGTGAATCGGCACCCCGAGGCCTACGACGCGGTGATCCTGTCGGGGTCTGCGTTGCTCACTCCCACCGGACTGAATGCGGGAGATCTGAACGCCCGATGGAAGAAGGAGGATGCCACGGGCATGGCATGGCTGTCCTCCGACCCGCGCGTGGCCGAGGAGTTCATGGCCGATCCGTTGACGGTGTCGGTGCCGCTGCTGCGGCTGTTCGGCCCGTTCAACGCCGTGCAGCTGTACGGGCGGCCGCGCAAGGACCTCGGCCGTGACATTCCGCTGCTGCTGATCGTCGGTCGCGACGACCCGGTCGGAGGCCCCCGCAGCGTGCACCGGCTCGCCGACGCGTACCGCCAGCGCTCCGGACTGACCGACGTCACGACCCTCGTCTACCCCGATGCCCGCCATGAGCTGTTCAACGAGGTCATGCAGGCCGAGGTGCGTGCCGACGTGCTCGCCTGGCTGAACGCACGCTTCGCGGGCCGGGACTGA
- a CDS encoding MarR family winged helix-turn-helix transcriptional regulator: MAEQRRAPDTSVATTTSDIEVPAEDAAAARDLRMATFRLSRRLRSERGLDTMSDAQFAVLATLSHHGPHTLGELAERERVTAPSMNRTVNCLEEGGWLTRTPDEDDRRKVNIQITDTGRDLVSETVRRRDRWLATVVAGLTPAQRRTLTKAAEIMHEMAAR; encoded by the coding sequence ATGGCTGAACAACGCAGAGCACCCGACACGTCCGTCGCGACGACGACATCCGACATCGAAGTCCCCGCAGAGGATGCCGCGGCCGCCCGCGATCTGCGGATGGCCACCTTCCGGCTGAGCAGGCGACTGCGCTCCGAACGTGGCCTGGACACGATGAGCGACGCGCAGTTCGCGGTGCTTGCCACGCTCAGCCATCACGGACCCCACACGCTGGGCGAACTCGCCGAGCGTGAACGGGTGACGGCGCCTTCGATGAACCGCACGGTGAACTGCCTCGAAGAGGGCGGGTGGCTCACCCGCACCCCCGACGAGGACGACCGACGCAAGGTCAACATCCAGATCACCGACACCGGGCGGGATCTCGTCAGCGAGACGGTGCGCCGCCGCGACCGGTGGCTGGCCACGGTCGTTGCGGGCCTCACTCCCGCCCAACGCCGCACACTGACCAAAGCCGCCGAGATCATGCACGAGATGGCCGCCCGATGA
- a CDS encoding MFS transporter, which translates to MFRSLGLFNYRVWFIGALVSNIGGWMQSTAQDWVVLTELTHNDATAMGVTMALQFGPPLVLVSITGWVADHFDRRKLLMCTQTALGLLAITVGVLLLTHVMTLPMMWLFAGLFGVANAFDSPARQAFVSDVVSRENAANAVALNSASFNTARLIGPAVGGVMIVLVGTGWMFIVNAATFLAMLFALTIMRQSELQPRVRATDASRLADGFRYVAGRPDLIVLFVMVFLIGAFGMNFAIFASTMALEFGLKADGYGALSSMLAIGSLAGALMAARRDRARLRVVIVAAGGFGVTSLVSSAMPVYWMYGAVIVFVGFSTVSMLTTANGYVQTTTAPHLRGRVLALYMAVIMGSTPIGAPIAGWVATTFGARAAIQLGAAAGIIACVIGAVWLVTSGRLHRSEERRFALTIDETRPISVVAAMAPEEFSDEIAQTTPIPITDREAPLCPTASETAVSPTGTTKRRASGGSVA; encoded by the coding sequence ATGTTCCGCTCGCTCGGCCTGTTCAACTACCGCGTCTGGTTCATCGGCGCTCTGGTCTCCAACATCGGCGGCTGGATGCAGTCCACCGCACAGGACTGGGTCGTGCTCACCGAGCTGACGCACAACGACGCCACCGCGATGGGCGTGACGATGGCGCTGCAGTTCGGTCCGCCCCTGGTGCTGGTGAGCATCACCGGATGGGTCGCCGACCACTTCGACAGACGCAAGCTGCTCATGTGCACGCAGACCGCGCTGGGCCTGCTCGCGATCACCGTCGGCGTGCTGCTGCTCACGCACGTGATGACCCTGCCCATGATGTGGCTGTTCGCGGGCCTGTTCGGCGTGGCCAACGCCTTCGACTCCCCCGCCCGGCAGGCGTTCGTCTCGGATGTCGTCTCGCGTGAGAACGCGGCGAACGCCGTCGCCTTGAACTCGGCATCCTTCAACACCGCACGCCTGATCGGACCCGCCGTGGGCGGCGTCATGATCGTGCTGGTGGGCACCGGCTGGATGTTCATCGTCAACGCCGCGACATTCCTGGCCATGCTGTTCGCGTTGACGATCATGCGGCAGAGCGAGCTGCAACCGCGGGTGAGGGCGACGGATGCCTCGCGCCTGGCCGACGGCTTCCGCTACGTCGCCGGGCGCCCCGACCTGATCGTGCTGTTCGTCATGGTGTTCCTCATCGGCGCGTTCGGCATGAACTTCGCCATCTTCGCCTCGACGATGGCGCTGGAGTTCGGCCTGAAGGCCGACGGCTACGGGGCCTTGAGCTCCATGCTGGCTATAGGTTCGCTGGCAGGTGCCCTCATGGCGGCCCGACGCGATCGCGCCCGGCTGCGCGTGGTGATCGTCGCCGCCGGCGGGTTCGGCGTCACCTCGCTCGTCTCGTCGGCCATGCCGGTGTACTGGATGTACGGCGCCGTCATCGTGTTCGTGGGCTTTTCCACCGTCTCGATGCTGACCACCGCGAACGGCTACGTGCAGACCACCACCGCGCCGCACCTGCGCGGCCGGGTGCTGGCACTGTACATGGCGGTGATCATGGGTTCCACCCCGATCGGCGCACCGATCGCCGGATGGGTGGCCACCACGTTCGGCGCGCGCGCGGCGATCCAGCTGGGTGCGGCCGCCGGCATCATCGCGTGCGTCATCGGCGCGGTGTGGCTGGTCACCTCGGGGCGTCTGCACCGCAGCGAAGAGCGCCGGTTCGCGTTGACGATCGATGAGACCCGACCCATCAGCGTCGTGGCGGCGATGGCCCCCGAGGAGTTCAGCGACGAGATCGCACAGACGACCCCGATCCCGATCACCGACCGCGAGGCGCCCCTGTGCCCCACGGCGAGCGAGACCGCGGTGAGCCCGACGGGCACGACCAAGCGCCGTGCATCCGGTGGCTCGGTCGCCTGA
- a CDS encoding NAD(P)-dependent oxidoreductase, producing the protein MPTSVLVIGDSYMPVEVMRPAVEALRPEIEPTYATVDPVARPYLPPLREYQGDPAVISTWIADHSAMVVHAAPVTRTLLEQHRQIRLVVCLRGGPVNVDLDAAAALDVAVVNTPAKNAPSVCDLTIAYLHLLLRRVPQASQSLVKLAEAGGRHLDSTFIGGQWTGREPRGLTIGIVGYGAIGRLVGRQARRLDMRVLVHDPFVTEHPTGVEMVGLGELSARSDVITLHAKATPETTRLVDAPFLASMKPGAVLINTSRESLVDETALLAALMSGSLAGAALDVCEPDGAWPELAMLSNVILSPHLGGATAQTQQRGLQLGLSELMRFVRGEQLQHRLA; encoded by the coding sequence ATGCCGACGTCAGTTCTGGTCATCGGGGACAGCTACATGCCAGTCGAGGTCATGCGGCCCGCGGTGGAAGCGCTCCGCCCGGAGATCGAGCCGACTTATGCCACTGTCGATCCCGTTGCTCGACCCTACTTGCCGCCGTTGCGTGAGTATCAGGGTGACCCCGCGGTCATCTCGACGTGGATCGCAGACCATTCGGCGATGGTCGTGCATGCGGCGCCGGTGACGCGGACTCTGCTTGAGCAACATCGGCAAATCCGACTCGTTGTATGCCTGCGTGGAGGTCCTGTCAACGTCGACCTGGATGCCGCTGCTGCGCTGGATGTGGCCGTGGTGAACACGCCGGCGAAGAATGCGCCTTCGGTCTGCGACCTCACGATCGCCTATCTGCATCTGCTGCTGCGTCGTGTGCCTCAGGCGAGCCAGTCGCTCGTGAAACTGGCGGAAGCGGGCGGGCGGCACCTCGACTCGACATTCATCGGCGGGCAATGGACGGGGAGAGAACCGCGCGGACTGACCATCGGCATCGTGGGATATGGGGCGATCGGCAGGCTGGTCGGACGGCAGGCGCGTCGGCTCGATATGAGGGTACTGGTGCACGATCCCTTTGTGACGGAGCACCCGACCGGCGTCGAAATGGTCGGCCTTGGTGAGCTGTCCGCCCGCAGCGATGTGATCACGCTGCACGCGAAGGCCACTCCAGAGACCACGAGGCTTGTGGACGCTCCATTCCTGGCATCCATGAAGCCCGGCGCGGTTCTGATCAACACCTCACGCGAGAGCCTGGTTGATGAGACGGCGCTGTTGGCCGCGCTGATGTCAGGCAGCCTCGCCGGCGCCGCGCTAGACGTATGCGAGCCGGACGGCGCGTGGCCGGAGCTCGCCATGCTGTCGAACGTGATCCTCTCGCCACATCTGGGCGGCGCGACCGCTCAGACGCAGCAACGCGGATTGCAGCTGGGGCTGAGCGAACTTATGCGGTTCGTCCGCGGCGAGCAACTTCAGCACAGGCTCGCCTGA
- a CDS encoding sugar-binding transcriptional regulator, whose product MTFHGVAGQRNAEPPRRDNDTEHQKLVRVAWLYYRENLTQAQIAQQLHVSRPTVARLLERARQASIVTIDIDTTGVGGLELIDGLRQKYELRDIVIVPQVSEDSSAEVTNSRLAVEAAQYMRRFLRPGAVIGVGWGDTVLRTLLALSPSSLSGVTFATITGGIDAYTTKVSGTTNNGISDYIRFVPAPLLASSPAIASALRHERAVTNVLDMARASDAALIGIGGAIATATILHTGVVTEQQIVDYQRRGAVGDILGEWYDETGTVLAVDLQKIRIGLAIRELQTMKHVVGVAGGIDKLAAIRGALMGRYLHTLITTEDVARALAS is encoded by the coding sequence ATGACATTCCACGGCGTCGCCGGCCAACGCAACGCGGAACCACCCCGTCGGGACAACGACACCGAGCATCAAAAGCTCGTACGCGTCGCCTGGCTCTATTACCGCGAGAACCTGACACAGGCGCAGATTGCTCAGCAGTTGCACGTGTCCCGCCCGACAGTGGCCCGACTCCTCGAACGCGCCAGACAAGCGAGCATCGTGACCATCGACATCGACACCACCGGGGTGGGTGGGCTCGAACTCATCGATGGACTGCGCCAGAAGTACGAACTCCGAGACATTGTGATCGTGCCGCAGGTGAGCGAGGACAGTTCTGCCGAGGTGACGAACAGCAGGCTGGCGGTCGAAGCAGCGCAATACATGCGTCGGTTCCTCCGGCCTGGCGCTGTGATCGGCGTGGGGTGGGGTGACACTGTGCTGCGTACGTTGCTCGCGCTGAGCCCTTCATCACTGAGCGGCGTCACATTCGCCACAATCACCGGCGGCATCGACGCATACACGACCAAGGTGAGCGGCACGACCAACAACGGGATCTCGGACTACATCCGTTTCGTGCCGGCCCCGTTGCTGGCTTCCAGCCCCGCCATCGCCTCGGCGCTGCGTCACGAACGCGCAGTGACGAACGTCTTGGACATGGCGAGGGCGTCGGACGCTGCCCTCATCGGGATCGGTGGCGCCATTGCCACCGCCACGATCCTGCACACAGGCGTCGTCACGGAACAGCAGATCGTCGACTACCAGCGGCGCGGCGCCGTCGGTGACATTCTCGGCGAGTGGTATGACGAAACAGGCACTGTCCTGGCCGTCGACTTGCAGAAGATCAGGATCGGGCTGGCCATCCGCGAGTTGCAGACGATGAAACACGTGGTGGGCGTCGCTGGCGGCATCGACAAGCTCGCGGCGATCCGTGGCGCACTCATGGGCCGCTACCTGCACACCCTCATCACCACCGAGGACGTCGCCCGCGCGCTGGCCTCCTAG